One genomic segment of Salminus brasiliensis chromosome 6, fSalBra1.hap2, whole genome shotgun sequence includes these proteins:
- the rap1aa gene encoding RAP1A, member of RAS oncogene family a: MREYKLVVLGSGGVGKSALTVQFVQGIFVEKYDPTIEDSYRKQVEVDGQQCMLEILDTAGTEQFTAMRDLYMKNGQGFALVYSITAQSTFNDLQDLREQILRVKDTEDVPMILVGNKCDLEDERVVGKEQGQNLARQWNNCAFLESSAKSKINVNEIFYDLVRQINRKTPVEKKKAKKKSNCTLL; this comes from the exons ATGCGTGAATATAAGCTTGTGGTCTTAGGCTCAGGAGGTGTAGGAAAATCTGCACTG ACAGTCCAGTTTGTTCAGGGTATATTTGTGGAAAAATATGACCCCACAATAGAAGACTCGTATAGAAAG cAAGTAGAAGTGGATGGGCAGCAATGCATGCTAGAAATCCTCGACACAGCAGGCACA GAGCAGTTCACGGCGATGAGGGACCTGTATATGAAGAACGGACAAGGCTTTGCTCTGGTCTACTCCATTACAGCACAGTCCACCTTTAACGACCTGCAGGACTTGAGAGAACAGATCTTACGGGTTAAAGACACAGAGGAT GTGCCAATGATTCTGGTGGGGAATAAGTGTGATCTGGAGGACGAGAGGGTCGTGGGCAAGGAGCAGGGGCAGAATCTTGCTCGCCAGTGGAATAACTGTGCCTTTCTAGAATCCTCTGCCAAATCAAAGATCAATGTCAATGAG ATCTTCTATGACCTGGtcagacagattaatagaaaaACGCcggtggaaaaaaagaaagccaagaAGAAGTCTAACTGCACACTGCTCTAA